The sequence TACGATCCAAAGGCAGCTCGATCGAGAAGCGACTTCCAAatacaatttggaaattttagcAATTGATGACGGAGTCCCACCGCGAACAGCCACGGCAACTctgacgattgacgtcaaagaCGTCAACGATAACGCTCCAGTCTTCGCCGAAGAGTACAGACCAATTCTACTGGAGAACTCACCCGCGTCAAAAATCATCGAAATAACTGCCGTAGATCAGGACGATCGAAAAATGGGAAACGGGCCACCTTTTCAGTTCCGATTGGATCCGGATGCGAACGATGTTATACGGACATCGTTCAAGGTAGAACAAAATAACAAAGGAGATGGAATGGCAATAATATCCTCGCTGAGGTCATTCGATCGCGAATATCGTAAGCAGTATGAGATACCAATAGTGATAAAAGATTCTGGTAATCCGGCACAGACTGGCACCAGCACTCTCACCGTAACAATTGGGGATGTCAATGATAACATTATGCAACCAGGATCTAAAGAAGTGGTGGTCTACAACTATCAGGGACAGGCTCCCGATACACTTATTGGAAGGGTTTTTGTGAACGACTTGGACGATTGGGATACATCTGATAAGTTATTCTACTGGGACGAGTTGGAGAACCCTAGGTTTAAGCTGGATGACACATCAGGAATGGTGACGATGCGAAGGGGTGCACGAGAAGGACGGTATAAGCTGCGCTTCAAAATATACGACCGGAAGCACGCTCAAGAATCGCATGCAAACATGTCAGTAGTTGTAAAGCACATTTCCTACGAAGCCATTGTCAACTCTGGTTCTATCCGATTGCTGGGAATCACAGACGAAGACTTCATTCGGATATGGGACTATCGAACGCAAAACATCTTCAAAAGTAAACTGGAGCGGTTCAAAGAGAAGTTGGCTGAGCTCTTGAACATTGATAAGAAAAGCGTAGAGGTTTTCAGCGTTCAGATGAAGCAGAAGAGTCCAGCGATCACGGACATCAGGTTTTCCGCTCGCAATGCGTATTATTACAAAGCAGTTCAACTTAATGGAGTGGTATTATTGCATAAAGAAGAGATCGAACAAGCGGTTGGTATCAACATAACAATGGTCAACATTGACGAGTGTCTTGTGGAAAATGGCGACTGCAACGGATCATGCACCCACATTATGGAAGTTCAAGCGAACCCATCTTTAGTCAACGCCAACAAAACAGCGCTGGTTGGTGTACAAATCAAATCGACAGCGGAGTGTATGTGCAATGCACGGGAATACAAACAGCAACAGAGCTGTAAGTCGCATCCATGTCTGAATGGAGGCAGGTGCTCCGACACAAAATCTGGAATACGATGCTCATGCCCTCCCGGATACAGTGGCCCACGTTGTCAGCAGACAGTGCGGAGTTTTCGCGGTAACGGCTGGGCTTGGTATCCTTCGTTGGACATGTGCGACAAATCCCATATCGGCGTCGAATTCATTACAACGAAAGCAGAAGGACTAATTTTCTACAATGGCCCGATCGTTCCTCCGGATGACAACGATGAACTGCAGCAGTCCGACTTCATTGCGTTAGAGTTGGAACAAGGTTTTCCTCGATTTCTCATCGACTACGGATCCGGAACGTTGGAACTGCGGATACAAACCAAGAATCCACTGAATGATGGAGACTGGCACAGAATTGATTTGTTCTGGGATACGGATCGAGTGAAAATGGTTGTTGATTACTGCAGGACTGCCGTCATATCGGAAGCCGATGACGGCAACATAGTAGAATTTGTTGACCACACATGCCAAGCTGCTGGACGCGTTCCACAGTTCAACGAATACCTGAATCTGAACACTCCTCTGCAGATAGGAGGTGTGTTTCGGGAAAAGTTTGATTACACCTACAACCGATGGCAGTACATGCCAGTGGCAGCTGGCTTCGAAGGTTGCATTCGTAACTTTAAACACAACGGAATTCTCTACGATCTGTCCCACCCAGGTCTCTCAAAGGGTACCATGCCTGCATGTCTCTTCACCCAGGAAGTTTGTGACCTGAACCCCCAAGTTGCCAAATGCTTGGAGCATGGGAAATGCATTGGGAACTACGACGACGCCAAGTGTGAATGTAATCCGGGATGGACGGGAACCTACTGCAGTCTACCGACGACTCCAACTACCTTTAAGACCCACAGCTATGTGAAATACGCTTTGAGTTTCGAACCGGATAAATTCACTACTCAAATTCAACTGCGGTTCAGGACACGGGAAGTGTTCGGCGAGCTGTTCCGAATCAGTGACCAACATATGCGTGAGTACGGAATCATCGAACTGAAGGAAGCCAAGCTGCTGTTCCGGTACAGCTTGAACTCCGGTCAGGTTGAAGAACGGGACGTGACTCTGAGTGCCGTCGAGGTGGACGACGGTCAGTGGCACGTGATCAAGGTTCAGCGATACGGGTCGGCCGCCATTTTGGAGCTGGATGGTGGTGAGGGTGCCAATTTTAACCAAAGTTTCTCGTTCGACGGCCACCAATGGCTGTCGGTAGATAAACAGGAAGGCGTCTATGCCGGCGGTAAACCGGAGTACACAGGAGTGAAGACCTTCGATGTGCAGGCAGACTATCAGAAGAGTTGCATAGATGATATAAGGTaggttttcagaaaaaatggtaATGTGGAACAAGAACTGTATGGATGATTATTTATTGCAGGTTGGATGGTAAGAGCCTGCCGCTGCCACCGGCAACCAACGGAACTCAGTGGGGCCAAGCAACAATGGCCAAAAATATCGAGCGGTATTGTTCGTCCAATAATCCGTGCCAAAATGCGTACTGTCCAGAACCGTTCGAATGCGTCGATCTCTGGAACAAGTACGAATGCGCGTAAGTTGAAACTCATTTGGAAAAACAAAATGTTGCCAGTAGTCGATACCCAATATttctatttcttatttctcagaTGTGGAGATGGTATGATCATCTCACCAGAGGGTAAAACCTGCATTGACCGGAACGAATGTCTGGACTATCCATGCCTGAACGGAGGCACTTGCGTCAACCAGGAGCCTCGGTTCAAGTACAAGTGCATATGTCCGGATTCCTACTGGGGCGACAGCTgcgagttcctgaaggaacgaCAAGCGTTGAAATTCAGCACAAGTGCCTTGGCTGCTGTAATCACATGTCTATTGCTGATTATAAGTAAGTCTTTCGTTGGAGAAATTTCATCAATCAGATACTAATTGTGGGCTTTGGTTGCCCAGTTTTGTTATTCCTGTACTTCTCTTGTTCCCGCCGCCGATCGGCCAATTTCAACAAGAAACCTGCAACGAAAGATGATATCCGCGAAAATATCATTAACTACTGCGACGAAGGTGGTGGTGAAAATGATATGACTGCTTTCGACATGAAAACCCTCAAAATTCCTATAGGACCACTTCCGGAACTGGTGCAACACAAGGCACCTCCCGTACGTAAGTATCggatattttttctaattttttcttctaaattcgtTATCGCTAAATTCATTGGAATCTGATTGTCGtctttttacgatttttttcttttaccaCTCATTTTCTTGTTTCAATCATTCCTTTCATCTCCCCTAACATGCATGGcttgaaattcctttgaaccCTCGATCCGCTCCCGACCAACCAACACTATTTCTACAAACTTAAAAAGCGGCTTCCTATGCCATCACCCAGGTCCCGATATTGCAGTCGTGTCCGACCAGGTCCTCACCAAGGTCGACATGTTCCTGGACGATCGCAAACGAAGGGTGGACGTCGATCCCGCATCCGGGCCCTTCGACGACCTGCGAAATTACGCCTACGAAGGTTGTGGGAGTACGTCGGGCTCACTAAGTTCCTTACAGTCAGGTAAATCTAAAAAACCACCCAAAACCATCACCTTTGTCCAACCCGAGTCGATCACCATACTAGAGTCCTCCTAACTAATGTAAATACCAACCATGCTACCACGAAATGCGAATTGATCTCCTACAAACGTTCCTTCCCTTCTCCAGGTACTGATGATGAACCCCATGAGTATAGCTTTTTGTCGGCATGGGGTCCTCGTTTTGATAAGTTAGTCAATATTTACGAACCAAAAATACAAATTGAGGACGATGACGTTAGTTAAGGGTAACTCTCTTTCGGTTCGTGATTTGTTATCGGTTTTTGTACTTTTGATGACTACCGATGGCCGTCATCGCTCGTCGTGTGTAGGTGTAGTTATTTATTATagtgattatttttttatatacattCGAATCAGTGTAGATATCAAGAAGGAAATGAGTATCGAACGAATATTAGTTGCATAAGATTAAAAGGAACCTCTTAGCTAAATAAAACCAAACaatacaaaattggaaaaaaggaTGAAACCCAACCTAGCTGGTAAGGATCGTAGTTATTAAGTAGCGAATAAGATTCAAAAGAATATAAAAAGGAAACTAGAGCATTACTACTTTTTAGATCAAGTAATCATTTGGTGCTCTCTTCCATTTATGAAATAAAACCTAAATTAAACGGATTGTAGATATAAAGTATGGGAGCTTCGTCAGTTGATCAATTATTGATTGTTTTTATTCCTTTCCTTACATTTAAAATTAGAGCATGGGGCCGATATTACACAATGCAATCGAATGATGATTTGTAGATTCCTTGTATATAAACTACATGAGAAATATGAACATAAATCTATTTTTAGCTTGTTAGGTGAAACGACTTTACCTGTCTAACCAACAAGGCAatactatttgtttattgaatttaatcatctattttttcgaataaatcaaaggatttcccgtggaaattccgaagaatttcccgtggaaattccgaagaatttcccatggaaaatccgaaaaatttcccgtggaaattccggagaaattcctgtggaaattccgaagaaattcccgtagaaattccgaagaatttcttgtggaaattccgaagaatttcccgtggaaattccgaagaatttcccgtggaaattccgaagaatttcccgtggaaattccgaagaatttcccgtggaaattccgaagaatttcccgtggaaattccaaagaatttcccgtggaaattccgaagaatttcccgtggaaattccgaagaatttcccgtggaatttccgaagaatttcccgtgaaaattccaaagaatttcccgtggatttccacaagaaattcttcggaatttccacgggaaattttcgaatttcacggaaattttcgaatttcacgAATTTCCACGAAATATTCGAATTTTCCacaaggaaattctttggaatttccacgggaaattattcggaatttccacgggaacatcttcggaatttccacgggaaatttttcggaaattcttcggaattcccacggaaaattcttcgggttttacacgggaaattcttcggaattttcacggaaaattcgatttggaatttccacgggaaattcttcggaatttccacgggaaattcttcggaatttccacgggaaattctttggaattttcacgggaaattcttcggaatttccacgggaaatacttCGGAATTCCCCCgtgtaaattccgaagaacttcccgtggaaattccgaagaatttcccgtggaacatccgaagaatttttcaaggaaattccgaagagtttcttgaggaaattccgaagaatttcccgtgtaaattccgaagaacttcccgtggaaattccgaagaatttcccgtggaaattccgaagaatttcccgtggaaattccgaagaaattcccgtggaaattccgacgaatttcccgtggaaattctgatgaatttcccgtggaaattccgacgaatttcttgtggaaatttcgaagaatttgccgtggaaattccgaagaatttcccgtggaaattccgaagaatttcccgtgggaattccgaagaatttcccgtggatattccgaagaatttcccgtggatattccgaagaatttcccgtgtatattccgaagaatttcccgtgtatattccgaaaattttcccgtgaaaattctgaagaatttcccgtggaaattccgaagaatttcccgtggaaattccgaagaatttcccgtggaaattgcgaagaatttcccgtggaaattgcgaagaatttccc comes from Armigeres subalbatus isolate Guangzhou_Male chromosome 2, GZ_Asu_2, whole genome shotgun sequence and encodes:
- the LOC134213335 gene encoding neural-cadherin-like translates to MNVVLLLQIIIVTKFIKTGNADKNDYPLYFEKVIYEADIDENVEVNHNFLNVTAKTHAEAPSIRYKITSGNIGDVFAIHNTTGALYVAKALDYEKIKKYELRLTVSDSFKENYTTVLVNVKDVNDNPPVFERSSYRTQITEEDDRGLPKRVMRVTASDADVERPSNIIYFLTGPGIDIENPSESNFDINKATGEIFVLKPLNRDPPHGRPLWKFTVFAQDEGGEGLVGFTEVQIKLKDVNDNAPTFPQGIYYGNVTENGTVGMYVMTIKAQDHDDVEEGTHAKIVYSIEKNAIEEETGLPIFDINPDTGVITTAVCCLDREKTPDYSLQIVATDGGGLKGTGTASIKVKDLNDMPPHFTKDEWFVEVEETDGNILPEVPILTVTVNDDDEINNFQYKIIESSGYGADKFAMIKNNDGTGSLRVVQPLDFEDPMQINGFRFRIQVTDNEGINDTDKYHVDHSWVIVKLKDINDNTPRFRRPHMEAHTSESDEVGKTLVSFKAIDIDKAGKSKITYMINRSTDRKRQFSISDEGTVTIQRQLDREATSKYNLEILAIDDGVPPRTATATLTIDVKDVNDNAPVFAEEYRPILLENSPASKIIEITAVDQDDRKMGNGPPFQFRLDPDANDVIRTSFKVEQNNKGDGMAIISSLRSFDREYRKQYEIPIVIKDSGNPAQTGTSTLTVTIGDVNDNIMQPGSKEVVVYNYQGQAPDTLIGRVFVNDLDDWDTSDKLFYWDELENPRFKLDDTSGMVTMRRGAREGRYKLRFKIYDRKHAQESHANMSVVVKHISYEAIVNSGSIRLLGITDEDFIRIWDYRTQNIFKSKLERFKEKLAELLNIDKKSVEVFSVQMKQKSPAITDIRFSARNAYYYKAVQLNGVVLLHKEEIEQAVGINITMVNIDECLVENGDCNGSCTHIMEVQANPSLVNANKTALVGVQIKSTAECMCNAREYKQQQSCKSHPCLNGGRCSDTKSGIRCSCPPGYSGPRCQQTVRSFRGNGWAWYPSLDMCDKSHIGVEFITTKAEGLIFYNGPIVPPDDNDELQQSDFIALELEQGFPRFLIDYGSGTLELRIQTKNPLNDGDWHRIDLFWDTDRVKMVVDYCRTAVISEADDGNIVEFVDHTCQAAGRVPQFNEYLNLNTPLQIGGVFREKFDYTYNRWQYMPVAAGFEGCIRNFKHNGILYDLSHPGLSKGTMPACLFTQEVCDLNPQVAKCLEHGKCIGNYDDAKCECNPGWTGTYCSLPTTPTTFKTHSYVKYALSFEPDKFTTQIQLRFRTREVFGELFRISDQHMREYGIIELKEAKLLFRYSLNSGQVEERDVTLSAVEVDDGQWHVIKVQRYGSAAILELDGGEGANFNQSFSFDGHQWLSVDKQEGVYAGGKPEYTGVKTFDVQADYQKSCIDDIRLDGKSLPLPPATNGTQWGQATMAKNIERYCSSNNPCQNAYCPEPFECVDLWNKYECACGDGMIISPEGKTCIDRNECLDYPCLNGGTCVNQEPRFKYKCICPDSYWGDSCEFLKERQALKFSTSALAAVITCLLLIIILLFLYFSCSRRRSANFNKKPATKDDIRENIINYCDEGGGENDMTAFDMKTLKIPIGPLPELVQHKAPPVRPDIAVVSDQVLTKVDMFLDDRKRRVDVDPASGPFDDLRNYAYEGCGSTSGSLSSLQSGTDDEPHEYSFLSAWGPRFDKLVNIYEPKIQIEDDDVS